The Streptomyces sp. NBC_00224 genome has a window encoding:
- a CDS encoding phosphocholine-specific phospholipase C produces the protein MAELNRRRFMQLAGGTAALTMLSDSIARAAAIPAQGSTGSIQDVEHVVVLMQENRSFDHYFGSLKGVRGFGDPRPVTLPSGKSVWHQESGGKEVLPFRPKADNLGLQFIQDLNHDWAGGHKAFNNGKYDQWVPAKTSTTMAYLTREDIPFHYALADAFTICDAYHCSFIGSTDPNRYYMWTGYTGNDGTGGGPVLGNDEKGYGWTTYPERLEKAGVSWKIYQDVGDGLDAAGGWGWINDAYRGNYGDNSLLYFNTYRNAKPGDPLYDKARTGTNAKAGEGFFDILKADVKAGKLPQVSWIAAPEAFTEHPNWPANYGAWYISQVLDALTSNPDVWAKTALFITYDENDGFFDHIVPPFPPSSANQGLSTVSTSADYYAGDISHGAGAYGLGQRVPMLVVSPWSTGGYSCSETFDHTSIIRFMERRFGVQEPNISPWRRAICGDLTSAFDFGKSNTTPAALPSTAAYVPPDHNRHPDFVPVPPTTGSVPKQERGSRLTRPLRYAPYVDGSANVSTGKFTLTFGAGASAGAQFFVTSPNRTDGPWTYTTEAGKTLSDTWNTAYSKGTTDLTVFGPNGFLRTFRNPGKTAGPEVTARHNAATGNLDLTLTNAGTSSARLTVTNGYGGASQALTVQPGATVKYTVDLTASKRWYDVSVVSSGSSTFLRRFAGHVETGTVGVSDPAILTA, from the coding sequence ATGGCTGAACTCAATCGGCGCCGGTTCATGCAGCTCGCCGGCGGCACCGCGGCCCTCACCATGCTGTCCGACAGCATCGCCCGCGCCGCCGCCATCCCGGCGCAGGGCAGCACCGGCAGCATCCAGGACGTCGAGCACGTCGTCGTCCTGATGCAGGAGAACCGTTCCTTCGACCACTACTTCGGCTCGCTCAAGGGCGTGCGCGGCTTCGGTGACCCGCGCCCCGTCACGCTCCCCAGCGGCAAGTCGGTCTGGCATCAGGAGAGCGGCGGCAAGGAGGTGCTGCCGTTCCGGCCCAAGGCGGACAACCTCGGTCTCCAGTTCATCCAGGACCTCAACCACGACTGGGCCGGCGGCCACAAGGCGTTCAACAACGGCAAGTACGACCAGTGGGTGCCCGCCAAGACGTCCACCACGATGGCGTACCTCACCCGTGAGGACATCCCGTTCCACTACGCGCTGGCCGACGCCTTCACCATCTGCGACGCGTACCACTGCTCGTTCATCGGCTCCACCGACCCGAACCGCTACTACATGTGGACCGGGTACACCGGCAACGACGGCACCGGCGGCGGGCCCGTTCTCGGCAACGACGAGAAGGGGTACGGCTGGACGACCTACCCCGAGCGGCTGGAGAAGGCCGGGGTGTCCTGGAAGATCTACCAGGACGTCGGCGACGGCCTGGACGCGGCCGGCGGCTGGGGCTGGATCAACGACGCCTACCGCGGCAACTACGGCGACAACTCGCTGCTGTACTTCAACACCTACCGCAACGCCAAGCCGGGCGACCCGCTCTACGACAAGGCGCGCACGGGCACCAACGCCAAGGCGGGCGAGGGCTTCTTCGACATTCTCAAGGCCGACGTGAAGGCCGGGAAGCTGCCGCAGGTGTCCTGGATCGCCGCACCCGAGGCGTTCACCGAGCACCCCAACTGGCCCGCGAACTACGGCGCCTGGTACATCTCCCAGGTGCTCGACGCGCTGACCTCCAACCCCGATGTGTGGGCGAAGACCGCGCTGTTCATCACGTACGACGAGAACGACGGCTTCTTCGACCACATCGTGCCGCCGTTCCCGCCCTCCTCGGCCAACCAGGGCCTGTCCACGGTCTCGACCTCGGCCGACTACTACGCCGGTGACATCAGCCACGGCGCCGGTGCCTACGGGCTCGGCCAGCGCGTCCCGATGCTCGTCGTGTCGCCCTGGTCCACCGGCGGCTACAGCTGCTCCGAGACCTTCGACCACACCTCGATCATCCGCTTCATGGAGCGCCGGTTCGGTGTTCAGGAACCCAACATCTCGCCCTGGCGGCGGGCCATCTGCGGCGACCTGACCTCGGCGTTCGACTTCGGCAAGTCGAACACCACGCCCGCCGCGCTGCCCTCCACGGCGGCCTATGTGCCGCCGGACCACAACCGGCACCCGGACTTCGTGCCGGTGCCGCCCACGACCGGCAGCGTGCCCAAGCAGGAGCGGGGCTCGCGCCTCACCCGGCCGCTGCGGTACGCGCCGTACGTGGACGGCTCGGCGAACGTGTCCACCGGCAAGTTCACGCTGACCTTCGGCGCCGGCGCCTCGGCGGGCGCCCAGTTCTTCGTGACCTCCCCGAACCGCACCGACGGGCCGTGGACCTACACGACCGAGGCGGGCAAGACGCTCTCCGACACGTGGAACACCGCGTACTCCAAGGGCACCACCGACCTCACGGTCTTCGGCCCCAACGGGTTCCTGCGCACCTTCCGCAACCCCGGCAAGACCGCGGGTCCCGAGGTGACCGCCCGGCACAACGCGGCCACCGGCAACCTCGACCTGACCCTGACCAACGCGGGCACGTCGAGCGCGCGCCTCACGGTCACCAACGGGTACGGCGGCGCGTCCCAGGCGCTCACGGTCCAGCCGGGCGCCACCGTCAAGTACACGGTCGACCTGACGGCGAGCAAGCGCTGGTACGACGTGTCGGTGGTCTCCAGCGGCAGCTCCACGTTCCTGCGCCGGTTCGCCGGACACGTGGAGACCGGCACGGTCGGCGTCAGCGACCCGGCGATCCTCACCGCCTGA
- a CDS encoding cytochrome bc complex cytochrome b subunit translates to MSTDIRSGTDDAARPAEPAKGEKFADWADGRLGIYSIARTQMRKIFPDHWSYMFGEICLYSFLVLILTGIYLTLFFEPSGVEVVYHGSYTPLSGVRMTRAYESTIDLSFDVRGGLLIRQVHHWAALVFCAGLLVHMMRVFFTGAYRKPRELNWLFGWTILFTALITGLTGYSLPDDLLSGTGIRFADGAILSIPVIGTYISFFLFGGEFPGHDIIPRLYSAHVLLLPGLILGLVVTHLILVFYHKHTQFAGPGRTEKNVVGAPLMPIYTAKAGGFFFLVFGLLTIMGAVATINPVWAMGPYRPDLVSTGAQPDWYLGFSEGLIRVMPGWEINAWGHTLALGVLIPFMLFPVLLAAIGAYPFIEAWITGDKREHHIADRPRNHPVRTGLGTAWLAMYFVCLVGGGNDLWATHFHLSINSITWFVRIGFFAGPVLTFIVTKRICLGLQLRDRDKALHGRESGIIKRLPHGEYVEVHEPLDQGQLYKLTQHEQPAPFELGPEVDENGVPRKVTRSQRLRAKLAKSLYGPGSHVPKATVEEYKQIQSSSHGHEQEEGQEQARQSH, encoded by the coding sequence ATGAGCACAGATATCAGGAGCGGCACCGACGACGCAGCGCGGCCGGCCGAGCCGGCGAAGGGTGAGAAGTTCGCCGACTGGGCGGACGGGCGTCTGGGGATCTACTCGATCGCCAGGACCCAGATGCGCAAGATCTTCCCGGACCACTGGTCCTACATGTTCGGCGAGATCTGCCTCTACAGCTTTCTCGTCCTCATTCTCACCGGTATCTATCTGACGCTCTTCTTCGAGCCGAGCGGTGTGGAGGTCGTCTACCACGGCTCGTACACCCCGCTGAGCGGCGTCCGGATGACCAGGGCCTACGAGTCCACCATCGACCTCAGCTTCGATGTGCGCGGCGGGCTGCTGATCCGTCAGGTCCACCACTGGGCCGCGCTGGTCTTCTGCGCCGGGCTCCTTGTGCACATGATGCGGGTGTTCTTCACCGGGGCCTACCGCAAGCCGCGCGAGCTGAACTGGCTGTTCGGCTGGACCATCCTGTTCACGGCCCTCATCACCGGTCTCACCGGCTACTCGCTCCCGGACGACCTGCTCTCCGGCACCGGCATCCGGTTCGCCGACGGCGCCATCCTGTCGATCCCGGTGATCGGTACGTACATCTCCTTCTTCCTCTTCGGCGGAGAGTTCCCCGGGCACGACATCATTCCGCGGCTCTACTCGGCGCACGTGCTGCTGCTGCCGGGCCTCATCCTGGGGCTGGTCGTCACCCATCTGATCCTGGTCTTCTACCACAAACACACCCAATTCGCCGGGCCCGGCCGGACCGAGAAGAACGTCGTGGGTGCGCCTCTGATGCCCATCTACACCGCCAAGGCGGGCGGGTTCTTCTTCCTGGTCTTCGGGCTGCTGACGATCATGGGTGCGGTGGCGACCATCAACCCCGTGTGGGCGATGGGGCCCTACCGGCCCGACCTCGTCTCGACCGGCGCCCAACCCGACTGGTACCTGGGCTTCTCGGAGGGTCTGATCCGGGTGATGCCCGGCTGGGAGATCAACGCCTGGGGCCATACGCTCGCCCTCGGCGTCCTCATCCCCTTCATGCTCTTCCCGGTGCTGCTCGCCGCGATCGGTGCCTATCCGTTCATCGAGGCGTGGATCACCGGGGACAAGCGCGAGCACCACATCGCGGACCGGCCGCGCAACCACCCCGTCCGCACCGGCCTCGGTACGGCCTGGCTGGCCATGTACTTCGTGTGTCTGGTCGGCGGTGGCAACGACCTGTGGGCCACCCACTTCCATCTCTCGATCAACTCGATCACCTGGTTCGTAAGGATCGGCTTCTTCGCCGGACCGGTGCTCACCTTCATCGTCACCAAGCGCATCTGCCTGGGACTCCAGCTCCGTGACCGGGACAAGGCGCTGCACGGCCGGGAGAGCGGCATTATCAAGCGGCTGCCGCATGGCGAGTATGTGGAGGTGCACGAGCCGCTCGACCAGGGCCAGCTCTACAAGCTCACCCAGCACGAGCAGCCCGCACCCTTCGAACTGGGCCCGGAGGTCGACGAGAACGGCGTACCGCGCAAGGTCACCCGCTCCCAGAGGCTGCGCGCCAAGCTCGCCAAGTCCCTGTACGGGCCGGGCTCGCACGTCCCCAAGGCCACCGTCGAGGAGTACAAGCAGATCCAGAGCTCGAGCCACGGCCACGAGCAGGAAGAGGGGCAGGAGCAGGCGCGTCAGTCGCACTAG